In Anseongella ginsenosidimutans, one genomic interval encodes:
- a CDS encoding Zn-dependent hydrolase, translating to METLYKVNIERIERDLYELRKFGYNPADRGIYRPGLTEPDMEARRWLMEQFSANGLETHMDGAGNVIGRRGAAGKPAIAVGSHSDTVPCGGMFDGALGVIAGLECIRVMNEEGIETENPIEVISTSEEEGRFGGMLGAQALAGALTPDWIERAESADGELLKEALEKCGLSSAGVLRSRLSPGALLAFLELHIEQGPILDKERIPIGIVEGISGVFKWLIRLKGKADHAGTAPMNMRSDAFMGLADFAHEIYRIIDENGSDKSRLTIGRVELKPGYAHTIPGEVDFTLVGRDLDERIMFTLAEACRKVLSSIARKHKLMFEYEERSWLSPQDCHESVISAFEESAKQLGLPYKIMPSGAGHDVQFFSKLMPAGMVFVPSVNGVSHAPDEWTQWEDVENGANVLLNTLVRLSQQKQLLTA from the coding sequence ATGGAAACACTTTATAAAGTCAACATCGAACGCATTGAAAGGGACCTGTATGAATTGAGAAAATTCGGGTATAATCCCGCTGACCGGGGTATTTATCGCCCCGGCCTGACCGAACCGGATATGGAGGCCCGCAGGTGGCTGATGGAGCAGTTCTCGGCTAATGGCCTGGAAACCCATATGGACGGGGCCGGGAATGTCATCGGACGGCGGGGAGCGGCGGGAAAGCCGGCAATCGCCGTTGGGTCTCACTCTGACACGGTTCCCTGCGGGGGGATGTTCGACGGAGCGCTTGGCGTGATTGCCGGGCTCGAATGTATCCGGGTAATGAATGAAGAGGGAATTGAAACGGAAAATCCCATCGAGGTAATTTCCACGAGTGAAGAAGAGGGCCGTTTTGGGGGCATGCTGGGCGCCCAGGCATTAGCCGGGGCGCTTACCCCGGACTGGATAGAGCGCGCAGAGTCGGCAGACGGAGAGTTATTGAAGGAAGCGCTGGAGAAATGCGGCTTGAGCAGCGCTGGTGTGCTAAGGTCCAGGCTCTCGCCGGGAGCCCTGCTGGCATTCCTGGAGCTGCACATAGAGCAAGGCCCCATACTGGATAAGGAAAGGATACCGATAGGGATCGTGGAAGGAATATCCGGTGTGTTCAAATGGTTGATAAGGCTGAAGGGGAAGGCGGACCACGCCGGGACGGCGCCGATGAATATGCGAAGCGACGCATTCATGGGACTGGCGGATTTTGCGCATGAGATCTACCGGATAATAGATGAGAATGGTTCCGATAAAAGCCGCCTTACAATTGGCCGGGTAGAGTTAAAGCCGGGATATGCGCATACTATTCCTGGTGAAGTTGATTTTACACTGGTAGGAAGGGACCTGGATGAAAGGATCATGTTTACCCTGGCCGAAGCCTGCAGAAAGGTATTATCATCCATTGCGCGCAAACACAAACTAATGTTTGAGTATGAAGAACGATCCTGGCTTTCTCCGCAGGATTGCCATGAGTCGGTTATTTCCGCTTTTGAAGAAAGCGCAAAGCAACTCGGCCTTCCGTACAAGATCATGCCCAGCGGTGCGGGGCATGATGTGCAGTTCTTTTCAAAGCTGATGCCGGCAGGAATGGTCTTCGTCCCAAGCGTAAATGGAGTAAGCCACGCCCCTGATGAATGGACGCAATGGGAGGATGTTGAAAACGGCGCAAACGTCCTGTTGAATACACTGGTCCGCCTCTCGCAACAAAAGCAGCTGCTTACAGCTTAG
- a CDS encoding LolA family protein — protein sequence MLTIAILAAGPLMLFTAHAAWSQPANDPEAKEILDAVSAKYRAHDYIKAVFSYTFNSPSENVTQTEEGSLYVQPGGNKYRVKVAGQEMISNGTTSWVYLPEVNEVQVSDAAAGSGELNPAQLFTLHEKGFKYVLKGESNIDGKQVHLIDLVPLESSPYSKIELAVEKSASLIRQLKVFDKNGNHYIYKIKTINFNPDPDSDFFTFSKADHPGVEVVDLR from the coding sequence ATGCTGACAATCGCAATACTGGCGGCCGGGCCATTGATGCTTTTCACGGCGCATGCAGCATGGTCACAGCCGGCGAATGATCCGGAAGCAAAGGAAATCCTGGATGCGGTAAGCGCTAAGTACCGCGCGCATGATTATATAAAGGCGGTTTTTTCCTATACCTTTAACAGTCCTTCCGAAAATGTTACCCAAACAGAAGAAGGGAGCCTGTATGTACAGCCGGGAGGGAATAAATACCGCGTAAAAGTGGCGGGACAGGAAATGATCAGCAACGGAACCACTTCCTGGGTTTACCTGCCTGAAGTGAACGAGGTACAGGTCAGTGACGCGGCAGCCGGTTCCGGGGAACTGAACCCTGCCCAACTCTTTACGCTACATGAAAAAGGGTTTAAATACGTGCTGAAGGGAGAAAGCAATATAGATGGAAAACAGGTTCACCTGATCGACCTGGTTCCTTTGGAGTCCTCGCCTTATTCGAAGATAGAGCTTGCTGTTGAAAAGAGCGCGAGCCTGATCAGGCAGCTGAAGGTCTTCGATAAAAATGGGAATCATTATATTTATAAAATAAAAACGATCAACTTTAACCCTGATCCGGATAGCGATTTCTTTACCTTTAGCAAGGCGGACCATCCGGGGGTGGAAGTGGTTGATCTTCGTTAG
- a CDS encoding cytochrome c maturation protein CcmE yields the protein MKRSHIVGIVLIAVAIGVIISTYADTSTYADFNRARKTGDEIHVVGTLAADKPLYYDPIKDANYFSFYMEDEKGVECKVVFNGTKPQDFERSEQIVLVGKMQGDEFYASKILMKCPSKYTEDQIEVKEFSAEANG from the coding sequence ATGAAGAGGAGCCATATCGTTGGAATTGTTCTTATTGCAGTAGCCATTGGGGTGATTATCAGTACCTATGCGGATACCAGTACTTACGCGGACTTCAACCGCGCCCGTAAAACCGGTGATGAGATACACGTCGTAGGGACATTGGCTGCGGATAAACCCCTTTATTATGATCCTATAAAAGACGCAAATTACTTTTCATTTTATATGGAGGATGAAAAGGGAGTTGAATGCAAAGTAGTTTTCAACGGTACCAAGCCCCAGGATTTTGAGCGGTCAGAGCAAATCGTTCTGGTTGGAAAAATGCAGGGAGACGAGTTTTACGCTTCCAAAATATTAATGAAATGCCCCTCCAAATATACCGAAGATCAGATCGAGGTAAAAGAATTTAGCGCAGAGGCTAATGGGTAG
- a CDS encoding glutathione peroxidase: MKTTTVFPALLLLAILPLTGLKAQDSGFYSLKMKNIKGEEVDFSQFRGKKVLLVNTASECGFTPQYEGLEELYKTYGKDGLVVLGFPANNFGGQEPGSNLEIASFCKENYGVTFPMFEKSSVKGGEKNEVFDWLTSKSANGWNEQEPTWNFCKYLVDEKGKLVAFFPSKVEPMSEEITSKL, from the coding sequence ATGAAAACCACCACCGTATTTCCAGCCCTTCTGTTACTGGCAATTTTGCCGCTTACCGGCTTGAAAGCCCAGGATTCCGGCTTTTACTCCCTTAAAATGAAAAATATAAAGGGCGAAGAAGTAGATTTTTCGCAGTTCAGGGGAAAGAAGGTATTGCTTGTAAATACCGCTTCGGAATGCGGCTTCACTCCGCAATACGAGGGCCTGGAAGAACTGTACAAAACCTATGGCAAGGACGGGCTGGTCGTACTTGGTTTCCCGGCCAATAATTTTGGCGGCCAGGAACCGGGAAGCAACCTGGAGATCGCCAGCTTCTGCAAAGAGAATTACGGGGTAACTTTCCCCATGTTTGAAAAATCAAGTGTCAAAGGCGGAGAGAAAAACGAGGTTTTTGATTGGCTCACCAGCAAATCGGCCAACGGCTGGAACGAGCAGGAACCCACCTGGAATTTCTGCAAGTACCTGGTGGATGAAAAAGGCAAACTCGTCGCCTTTTTCCCGTCCAAAGTAGAACCCATGAGCGAAGAGATCACCTCTAAGCTGTAA
- a CDS encoding heme lyase CcmF/NrfE family subunit, with the protein MDIQYVGEHLFPGKLGQFFVVLAFGMALLSAIGYYFSTTRDREDDSWRKIARWAFRIHTFSVIGIGACLYFIIYNHYFEYHYAYAHSSTELPTHYIVSCFWEGQEGSFLLWAFWQAVIGNILIWKARSWEDSVMTFVALSQAFIGTMLLGVEILGYRIGSSPFILLREAIQAPIFQRADYLTFITDGNGLNPLLQNYWMVIHPPTLFAGFATMVVPFAYALAGVWTRRYSEWVKPGLPWALAAVMILGTGIIMGAFWAYEALSFGGFWAWDPVENASLLPWLIMIAAVHVMVVYKNSGHSYATALILAFLGYILVLYASFLTRSGVLGEASVHSFTDLGMSGQLVVYLLFFTALGSWLIARHWKHFPITAKEENTYSREFWLFIGTLVMIISCFQILAFTSVPVWNALFGTDVAPPTDPISTYNKWQLPIAAVVALLSGIAQYLKYKQTNPKKFFPKLWTALAVSVILAAGFIYMTEVYENLAYILLVLACTFMVVSNGEILLNAFRGKVKLAGSAVAHMGFGLMLIGALVAASKSKVISINTSGFDFGEQMDAESTRENILLLEGEPMQMGEYKVTYLNDSVSGPNTYFRVNYQRIDEETGEVKEEFDLYPYGQVNEKMQSFLANPDTRHYMLHDIYTHVSLVPAKTPEHEDHEGHTEDEEYTNVSTRTISLGDTVQALPAVIKVNGLKRDVNLKNITLEEGDIAVALDLEVQSGEEKYTASPVFMIKNNAIFDIADKIEELGLKFRFTKIIPEEDKFELVVMQKPAETGGWIVMKAIMFPYINLLWGGSILMVIGFLLSILRRVKEIKPAS; encoded by the coding sequence ATGGATATTCAATACGTCGGTGAACATTTGTTTCCCGGTAAATTAGGCCAGTTCTTTGTGGTCTTAGCTTTCGGAATGGCCCTTTTGTCAGCAATAGGGTACTATTTTTCCACGACCAGAGACCGGGAGGATGATTCCTGGCGGAAAATTGCACGCTGGGCTTTTCGTATCCATACATTTTCCGTCATAGGTATCGGCGCCTGCCTCTATTTTATCATTTACAATCATTACTTCGAATATCATTACGCCTACGCACATTCTTCCACCGAACTGCCCACGCATTATATTGTTTCCTGCTTCTGGGAAGGGCAGGAGGGGAGTTTTCTGCTCTGGGCCTTTTGGCAGGCAGTAATCGGCAATATCCTTATCTGGAAGGCCAGGAGCTGGGAAGACAGTGTAATGACCTTTGTGGCCCTTTCCCAGGCCTTTATCGGGACGATGCTGCTGGGGGTTGAAATCCTGGGCTACCGCATCGGAAGTTCTCCTTTTATCCTGCTTCGGGAAGCTATTCAGGCTCCCATTTTCCAGCGCGCCGATTACCTTACGTTCATTACTGATGGAAATGGCCTGAATCCCCTTTTACAGAATTACTGGATGGTGATCCATCCCCCCACGCTTTTTGCCGGCTTTGCGACCATGGTCGTTCCTTTTGCCTATGCGCTTGCCGGAGTTTGGACGCGGCGCTACTCCGAATGGGTTAAACCAGGACTGCCCTGGGCCCTGGCTGCGGTAATGATCCTTGGAACCGGAATTATTATGGGAGCGTTCTGGGCTTACGAGGCTCTCAGCTTCGGTGGTTTCTGGGCATGGGACCCGGTGGAGAACGCTTCCCTGCTTCCCTGGCTGATTATGATTGCCGCCGTGCATGTGATGGTGGTCTATAAAAATTCCGGGCATTCCTATGCAACGGCCCTCATTCTGGCTTTCCTGGGATATATTTTGGTATTGTACGCTTCCTTCTTAACAAGGAGCGGGGTATTGGGCGAAGCTTCGGTACACTCCTTCACCGACCTGGGCATGTCCGGCCAGCTGGTTGTTTACTTGCTGTTTTTCACCGCCCTGGGCAGCTGGCTAATTGCCCGGCACTGGAAGCACTTCCCTATTACCGCGAAAGAGGAGAATACATATTCCCGCGAGTTCTGGCTGTTTATCGGCACGCTGGTGATGATCATTTCCTGTTTCCAGATACTTGCCTTTACGTCTGTACCTGTCTGGAATGCGCTTTTCGGAACAGATGTGGCCCCACCGACGGATCCCATCAGCACATATAATAAATGGCAGCTGCCCATTGCCGCGGTAGTTGCTCTGCTTTCCGGAATTGCCCAGTACCTTAAATACAAGCAAACGAATCCTAAAAAATTCTTTCCCAAATTATGGACGGCCCTGGCCGTCTCCGTAATCCTGGCCGCCGGGTTCATTTATATGACGGAAGTGTATGAGAACCTTGCTTATATCCTGCTGGTGCTGGCCTGTACCTTTATGGTTGTTTCCAACGGGGAAATCCTGCTCAACGCTTTCCGCGGGAAAGTAAAGCTGGCTGGTTCCGCAGTTGCCCATATGGGATTCGGCTTAATGCTGATCGGTGCGCTGGTGGCCGCCTCCAAGAGCAAAGTGATCTCTATCAATACATCAGGCTTTGATTTTGGCGAGCAGATGGACGCCGAAAGCACACGTGAGAATATCCTGCTGCTCGAAGGAGAGCCTATGCAAATGGGCGAGTACAAGGTTACTTATTTGAATGACTCCGTTTCCGGCCCCAACACCTATTTCAGGGTTAATTACCAGCGGATAGATGAAGAGACGGGCGAAGTGAAAGAGGAATTCGACCTGTATCCCTACGGGCAGGTAAATGAAAAGATGCAGTCCTTTCTTGCCAACCCGGATACAAGGCATTATATGCTGCACGATATCTATACCCATGTGAGCCTTGTGCCAGCTAAAACCCCGGAGCATGAAGACCATGAAGGGCATACCGAAGACGAAGAATATACGAACGTGTCCACCCGCACAATTTCCCTTGGGGATACTGTGCAGGCTCTTCCGGCCGTCATTAAGGTAAACGGCTTAAAAAGGGATGTGAACCTCAAGAATATCACCCTTGAAGAGGGCGACATCGCAGTGGCGCTTGATTTGGAAGTGCAGTCCGGAGAGGAAAAATATACGGCGTCACCGGTGTTCATGATAAAAAATAATGCCATTTTCGATATAGCGGATAAGATTGAGGAATTGGGCCTCAAATTTCGCTTTACCAAGATCATTCCGGAAGAAGATAAGTTTGAACTTGTGGTGATGCAGAAGCCGGCCGAAACCGGTGGCTGGATTGTCATGAAAGCGATCATGTTTCCCTATATTAATTTGCTGTGGGGAGGCTCTATTCTTATGGTGATCGGCTTCCTGCTTTCCATTTTAAGGCGAGTTAAAGAGATCAAACCTGCATCCTGA
- a CDS encoding energy transducer TonB: protein MSKIDLQNSSWCQIIFEGRNREYGAYALRRDYSRHAMKALLIAVFSFSLCSYAPILAAIIEKKNKPAAVLPDTDPGLSTLETPKPKELPPPEMKLPTPPAVKEIQYTTPEIVRQAEVNEEDLLPPTESIPDDVILGNETKDGLSRFEVPMDVPADGKGREAIVGTVSSTVHEYATIQKKPMFPGGMDKILPYVMKNFRYPRQAIENNIQGTVFVQFTIDRDGSIIDVKALRGQELGGGLAEEAVRIVKAMPKWEPGEQNGRKVKVRYTIPVIARSQE, encoded by the coding sequence ATGAGTAAGATTGACCTTCAAAATAGCAGCTGGTGCCAGATCATATTCGAAGGAAGAAACCGGGAGTATGGAGCCTATGCCCTGCGCCGGGATTATTCCCGCCACGCGATGAAAGCGCTGCTGATTGCCGTATTTTCTTTTTCTCTTTGCTCGTATGCCCCCATTCTGGCAGCTATCATCGAAAAAAAAAACAAACCCGCCGCAGTGCTTCCCGACACGGATCCCGGCCTTTCCACCCTGGAAACACCCAAGCCCAAGGAATTGCCCCCGCCTGAAATGAAGCTTCCGACCCCACCTGCCGTGAAAGAGATACAATATACGACCCCTGAGATCGTACGCCAGGCAGAAGTGAACGAGGAGGACCTGCTACCTCCTACCGAAAGCATTCCTGACGACGTGATCCTGGGTAACGAAACCAAAGACGGCCTCTCCAGATTCGAGGTCCCGATGGACGTCCCGGCCGACGGGAAAGGCCGGGAAGCGATCGTTGGGACAGTAAGCAGTACTGTACATGAATACGCAACTATTCAGAAAAAACCAATGTTCCCCGGTGGAATGGATAAAATACTGCCATACGTTATGAAAAACTTCCGGTACCCCAGGCAGGCCATCGAAAACAATATCCAGGGAACGGTTTTCGTGCAGTTTACCATTGACCGTGACGGTTCGATTATTGATGTGAAGGCCCTTCGCGGGCAGGAACTCGGCGGCGGCCTTGCCGAAGAAGCCGTCCGGATAGTAAAAGCAATGCCAAAATGGGAACCGGGCGAACAGAACGGACGGAAAGTAAAGGTCAGGTATACCATTCCCGTAATTGCCCGCTCACAGGAATAA
- a CDS encoding MBL fold metallo-hydrolase: MKITFLGTGTSQGVPVIACDCQVCTSGDPCDKRLRSSVLIEDKHTTAVIDSGPDFRYQMLRAGVKQLDAIVLTHEHKDHLAGMDDIRAFNFRQEEPMDVFATPRVQETIIREFAYVFSSVKYPGLPRIKLIEIQNKPFKVGTLRFQPVEVLHYKLPVFGYRIGDFTYITDAKTIEPEEKEKIKGSKVLVLNALQKEAHVSHFTLDEAVRLAGELGAERTYLTHISHKLGRHAEIESKLPPGIHLAYDGLVLTL, translated from the coding sequence ATGAAAATTACTTTTTTGGGAACAGGTACTTCGCAAGGCGTACCTGTAATAGCTTGTGATTGCCAGGTATGTACATCCGGTGACCCCTGCGATAAACGCCTGCGTTCGTCTGTCCTGATCGAAGATAAACATACTACTGCGGTGATCGATTCCGGCCCTGATTTCCGTTACCAGATGTTAAGAGCCGGCGTAAAACAGCTGGATGCCATTGTACTCACCCATGAACATAAGGATCATCTTGCCGGAATGGACGACATCAGGGCTTTTAATTTCAGGCAGGAGGAGCCAATGGATGTTTTTGCCACTCCGCGGGTGCAGGAAACGATTATCAGGGAATTTGCTTACGTATTTTCTTCCGTGAAGTATCCCGGGCTTCCCAGGATAAAACTCATAGAAATTCAGAACAAGCCCTTTAAAGTGGGAACGCTTCGCTTTCAGCCCGTGGAAGTGCTTCACTATAAATTACCGGTGTTCGGCTACCGTATCGGCGATTTTACGTATATCACCGACGCAAAGACCATTGAGCCCGAAGAAAAGGAAAAGATAAAGGGTTCAAAGGTACTCGTACTTAATGCCCTTCAAAAGGAAGCCCACGTTTCCCATTTCACACTCGACGAGGCTGTCAGGCTTGCCGGAGAACTGGGTGCCGAAAGGACTTACCTGACGCACATCAGCCATAAACTAGGCCGACATGCCGAAATAGAGAGTAAGCTTCCGCCCGGAATTCACCTGGCCTATGACGGGCTGGTGTTAACATTGTAA